A DNA window from Herpetosiphonaceae bacterium contains the following coding sequences:
- a CDS encoding RHS repeat-associated core domain-containing protein, which translates to MKAISRAHALLRVLLIFGLLLSSLGPSAYSQPTARAASSPDDISYIYDEAGRLTGVVDPGGDAATYSYDEVGNISSIARRPATQLGLIEFTPNAGPVGTTVTLYGTGFSATAADNVVKFNGVTATVTSASATQIVVSVPASATSGTLSITTQGATVTSSTPFTVQAAAATPQITAFTPTVGAPGTVVTIDGANFEAAIANNKVGFNGTLAHLTSVTSTRIETTVPTKAASGRLSVATPAGKVVSSSDFFVPPSGFTAADIDVTGRMAIGESKAITLGTANKIAMILFDGSQGQQVSLNLTGVTIPSTSVSILSPDGSTLGSVSIGTNGGLLDNRTLPATGTYTILVDPGSTYTGNITLNLYNAADVISQITPGGPALNIATTVPGQNARLTFNGSAGQKVSLGMSSVTIPSSYVSILKPDGTALVGATSIGTGGGLIEAQTLPTAGTYTILVDPQGTYTGGMTLTLYDAPDVTATITPGGAAVSVTTIVPGQFAKLTFNGTQGQRIALLVTSATKAYDLLITKPDGTTLWGWGGVGTNSYIDTTTLPATGTYTITVNPRGSELVTTALTLYDVPADLSGSIIVGGDPVTTTTTAVGQNARLTFEGTQGQRIALLVTSATKAYDLLITKPDGTNLWGWGGVGTNSYIDTTTLPATGTYSININPRGTETLTTSIKLYDVPADLSGSIIVGGDPVTTTTTAIGQNARLTFEGTQGQRIALLVTSATKAYDLLITKPDGTTLWGWGGVGTNSYIDTTTLPATGTYTITINPRGTETLTTAIKLYDVPADVTGTITAGGPAASVTTTSVGQNAKLTFEGTQGQRIALLVTSATKAYDLLITKPDGTTLWGWGGVGTNSYIDTTTLPASGTYSITINPRGTETLTTNLTLYDVPADVTGTITPGGPAASVTTTAVGQNAKLTFTGTQGQRVSLLVNSTTKAYDLLITKPDGNGLWGWGGVGTNSYIDTLTLPANGTYTININPRGTETLTTNLTLYDVQPDVTGTITPGGPAVNIATTVPGQNARLTFSGTVGQRVSVSLGSVTITSSYVSLLKPDGSTLTYISVGTGGGFIDAQTLPTAGTYTILVDPQSTYTGQMAVTLHDAADVTGTITPGGPAVTVTTNVPGQNARLTFSGTQGQQVSLSMTNVTLQGSYVSILKPDGSTLVSSSYIGTGGGSIDARTLPSTGTYTILVDGYSTYTGRMSLTLYDVPTDIISPIVAGGSPVTVTTTVAGQNAKLTFSGTVGQRISISLGSVTISSSYVSLLKPDGTALVGATSIGTGGGFIDVQTLPTAGTYTILVDPQGTATGRMVVTLHDATEATGTITPGGPAASVTTTVPGQNAKLTFTGTQGQRIAMLVNTTTRNYDLRILKPDGTQLIGWWGTCTGCYYDTISLPTSGSYIIEINPRGTDTLTTSLTVYDVPADVTATITPGGADATVTTTGVGQNAKLTFTGTQGQRIALLVTSASKGYDLLITKPDGTTLWGWGGVGTNSYIDTTTLPATGTYSININPRGTDTLTTAIRLYDVPADLSGSIIVGGDPVTTTTTAVGQNAKLTFNGTQGQRIALLVTSASKGYDLLITKPDGTTLWGWGGVGTNSYIDTTTLPATGTYSININPRGTDTLTTAIKLYDVPADLSGSIIVGGDPVTTTTTAIGQNAKLTFSGTQGQRIALLVTSASKGYDLLITKPDGTGLWGWGGVGTNSYIDTTTLPATGTYSININPRGTDTLTTSIKLYDVPADATGTIVAGGSPETVTTTAVGQNAKLTFTGTQGQRIALLVNSASKGYDLLITKPDGNGLWGWGGVGTNSYIDTLTLPTSGTYGITINPRGTDTLTTNLTLYDVPADLSGTITPGGADATVTTTAIGQNAKLTFTGTQGQRISLQVISASKGYDLLITKPDGNGLWGWGGVGTGSYVDVLTLPTSGTYGITINPRGTDTLTTALRLNDVPADITGSLTTGGPSVTVTPSVPGQNARLTFTGSANERIRLTLSGVTIPSSYVSILRPDNSSLTGTSVGTSGGSLTPTLPVAGTYTVVVDPSSTYTGGMTLSLSLYTASAQSLKTAAAQPVTAEIAAIGAHGTLALGAPAGGTSAVAERPLSEKELAIVGQGGDDEFWAPDPRNMRNWQTGRPRSAAQDLPPLQATPGVTALTGQVLDLRGRPLSDVTLEIEDRSVTTDKTGRFLLEDVEPGHHELVIDGATASKPGRRYGIFEVGVDIVAGQTNILPYTIWLPKLDTAHTVKVTSPTTEEIVLTTPYIPGLEVRIPKGTVITDDDDQPVTEIELGITPIPVDRTPFPLPQNVYVPIYFTIQPGGTYVKPFARIIYPNYDNEPEGKQISFFHYDPEEKGWFVYGQGKVMPGGKQIEPDPGVGIYEFTGAMIGTGGNPPGDGPTPGNDDDDGDPVDLSTGMFVLDKTDLIVPDVMPLVLNRTYRPGDTVVRPFGIGTTHPYQSYMWSAQQYRELDLILPDGGRVHYLRISPGTGWTDAVFEHVGSTSKYHKSIVRWNGNSGWDLILKDGTVYTFPQYSPLQSIRDRHGNRITISRSGGSTGNITQVTSSNGRWITFTYDTSNRITQAKDNVGRTVNYTYDASGRLWKVTDPAGGVTEYTYDASHRMLTIKDARGITFLTNEYDTNGRVRKQTQADASTYLFAYTLDTNGKVTRTDVTDPRGNVRRVTFNASGHTLTDTYAVGTPQQQTITYEREAGTNLLLSMIDQAGRKTAYTYDAMGNMTSVTRLADTANAVTTRLTYDSRFNRVASITDPLGHASTFTYDTRGNLAAITDPLGRRATLTYNGAGQVVAVTNPLNQTIRFTYEGGDLASAIDPLGRSTGRFTDSIGRLVSQTNARGVMRRYDYNALSLPVRLVDPTGGVSQLGYDQNGNLITIQDARGNTTSYTYNNMDRLASRTDPLGRAEQYLYDAGGNVTQVTDRKGQVSVFQYDALNRNTFAGFGKTGNGNQYQSTLSYAYTAVNLVAKITDSQAGEINFGYDDLNRLVSEASAQGAINYAYDAAGRQVSMQVAGQPVVNYTYDDANRLTRITQGSAAVAMAYDDASRLTSMNLPTGISMAYNYDDASQMTGIGYKLGTTTIGDLTYGYDATGKVSSLGGSYARTGMPQPVTSATYDAANRLTQWGSRSLTYDANGNLTNDGTNTYTWNARNQLVGHNGTGLSASFQYDGTGRRIGKTVNSAATGFMHDGRNIVQELANGTPTSNLLTGLGIDQTFTRTSSSTETLLTDRLGSTLALVDGSGAVQTEYTYDPFGNTTASGAPNANASQYTGRENDGTGLYYYRARYYSPTFQRFISEDPMGFAGGDVNLYAYVGNSPTNFTDPRGLFLDTLADIGFIAYDLYKVFTGGRKNLGENLMALGLDVAGALIPFATGLGAAGRAASHADDAYDALRAAGKGCSFSGDTPVSTEDGAKPIRDIKVGDRVLAYNEVLDSTGSYTVTAVWSHHDPVVERLTIDGEQLETTPEHPFYTEEHGWVPAGHLQVGAHVRTADGTPGTVQAVEFAHDPQPMYNLTVDQAHTYYVGEEQALVHNTCPVVQIPRSRYPETAKHIEDAQAAGHPSELTIDRGGAKANRSESLKGHPTVPGKDRDEYPPAMFREGGSGASVRPINPSDNRGAGSCMSHQCSAYPDGTRVRIEVVP; encoded by the coding sequence ATGAAGGCGATTAGCCGCGCGCACGCCTTGCTCCGCGTGCTCCTGATCTTCGGTCTGCTTCTCTCATCGCTTGGCCCATCGGCCTATTCCCAACCCACGGCTCGCGCCGCCTCATCGCCCGACGACATCTCATACATCTACGATGAGGCCGGACGGCTGACCGGCGTCGTCGATCCGGGGGGCGATGCCGCGACCTACAGCTATGATGAGGTCGGCAACATCAGCTCGATTGCCCGGCGGCCTGCTACGCAGCTTGGCCTGATCGAGTTCACGCCGAATGCCGGGCCGGTCGGCACGACCGTCACGCTCTACGGCACGGGCTTCAGCGCCACCGCCGCCGATAACGTGGTGAAGTTCAACGGCGTGACGGCGACCGTCACCTCGGCGAGCGCCACACAGATCGTCGTCAGCGTGCCCGCAAGCGCCACCAGCGGCACCCTGTCGATCACCACCCAGGGCGCGACCGTCACCAGCAGCACGCCCTTTACGGTGCAGGCGGCGGCGGCCACTCCGCAGATCACCGCCTTCACGCCGACCGTCGGCGCTCCTGGGACAGTGGTGACGATCGATGGAGCTAACTTCGAGGCCGCGATTGCCAACAATAAAGTCGGCTTCAACGGCACGCTGGCGCATCTGACCTCCGTCACCAGCACGCGCATCGAGACGACGGTCCCGACCAAAGCCGCCTCAGGACGCCTCTCGGTCGCGACACCCGCCGGGAAGGTCGTCAGCAGCAGCGACTTTTTTGTACCGCCGTCGGGCTTTACCGCCGCAGACATCGATGTCACCGGACGCATGGCGATCGGCGAGAGCAAGGCGATCACGCTGGGCACCGCCAACAAGATCGCGATGATCCTGTTCGACGGCAGCCAGGGCCAGCAGGTCAGCCTCAATCTGACCGGCGTGACGATTCCTTCCACCTCCGTCTCGATCCTATCGCCCGACGGCTCGACGCTCGGCTCGGTTTCGATCGGCACCAACGGCGGCCTGCTCGATAACCGGACGCTGCCCGCCACGGGCACCTACACGATCCTGGTCGATCCGGGCAGCACCTACACCGGCAACATCACGCTCAACCTCTACAATGCCGCCGACGTGATCAGCCAGATCACGCCCGGTGGCCCGGCGCTCAATATCGCCACGACCGTACCGGGCCAGAACGCGCGGCTGACGTTCAACGGCAGCGCCGGGCAGAAGGTCAGCCTGGGCATGAGCAGCGTGACGATTCCCAGCAGCTACGTCTCGATCCTTAAGCCCGACGGCACCGCGCTGGTTGGGGCGACCTCGATCGGCACGGGCGGCGGCCTGATCGAGGCCCAGACGCTACCGACAGCGGGCACCTACACGATCCTGGTCGATCCGCAGGGCACGTATACCGGCGGCATGACGCTCACGCTCTACGACGCGCCCGACGTCACCGCCACGATCACGCCCGGCGGCGCGGCTGTCTCGGTGACGACCATCGTGCCGGGGCAGTTCGCCAAGCTGACCTTCAACGGCACGCAGGGCCAGCGCATCGCGCTGCTGGTCACGAGCGCCACCAAAGCGTATGATCTGCTGATCACCAAGCCCGATGGCACCACCCTGTGGGGCTGGGGCGGCGTCGGCACCAACTCCTATATCGACACGACCACGTTGCCCGCCACCGGCACCTACACGATTACCGTCAACCCGCGCGGCAGCGAGCTGGTGACAACGGCGCTGACGCTCTACGACGTGCCCGCCGATCTCAGCGGCTCGATCATCGTCGGCGGCGATCCGGTCACAACCACCACTACGGCGGTCGGCCAGAACGCCCGGCTGACGTTCGAGGGCACGCAGGGCCAGCGCATCGCGCTGCTCGTGACCAGCGCCACCAAAGCCTACGACCTGCTGATCACCAAGCCGGACGGTACCAACCTGTGGGGCTGGGGCGGTGTCGGCACCAACTCCTATATCGACACGACCACGTTGCCCGCCACCGGCACGTATAGCATCAACATCAACCCGCGCGGCACCGAGACGCTGACCACATCCATCAAGCTCTACGATGTGCCTGCCGATCTCAGCGGCTCGATCATCGTCGGCGGCGATCCGGTGACAACCACGACCACCGCTATCGGCCAGAACGCCCGGCTGACGTTCGAGGGCACGCAGGGCCAGCGCATCGCGCTGCTGGTCACGAGCGCCACCAAAGCGTATGATCTGCTGATCACCAAGCCCGATGGCACCACCCTCTGGGGCTGGGGCGGCGTCGGCACCAACTCCTATATCGACACGACCACGTTGCCTGCCACCGGCACCTACACGATTACCATCAATCCGCGTGGCACCGAGACGCTCACCACCGCGATCAAGCTCTACGATGTGCCCGCCGACGTGACCGGCACGATCACGGCGGGCGGTCCGGCGGCATCGGTCACGACGACGTCGGTCGGGCAGAACGCCAAGCTGACGTTCGAGGGCACGCAGGGCCAGCGCATCGCGCTGCTGGTCACGAGCGCCACCAAAGCGTATGATCTGCTGATCACCAAGCCCGATGGCACCACCCTCTGGGGCTGGGGCGGCGTCGGCACCAACTCCTACATCGACACGACTACGCTGCCCGCCAGCGGCACCTATAGCATCACAATCAATCCGCGCGGCACCGAGACGCTGACGACCAATCTGACGCTGTATGATGTGCCCGCCGATGTGACCGGCACGATCACGCCCGGTGGTCCAGCCGCCTCGGTCACGACGACGGCAGTGGGGCAGAATGCCAAGCTGACCTTTACCGGCACGCAGGGCCAGCGTGTCTCGCTGCTGGTCAACTCGACGACCAAGGCGTACGATCTGCTGATCACCAAGCCCGACGGCAATGGCCTCTGGGGCTGGGGTGGCGTCGGCACCAACTCCTACATCGATACGCTCACGCTCCCGGCAAACGGAACGTACACGATTAACATCAACCCGCGCGGCACCGAGACGCTGACGACCAATCTGACGCTCTACGATGTCCAGCCCGATGTGACCGGCACGATCACGCCCGGTGGCCCGGCGGTCAATATTGCCACGACCGTGCCGGGGCAGAATGCGCGCCTGACCTTCAGCGGTACGGTGGGCCAGCGCGTAAGCGTCAGCCTGGGCAGCGTGACGATCACCAGCAGCTACGTGTCGCTGCTCAAGCCCGACGGCTCCACGCTGACCTATATTTCGGTCGGCACGGGCGGCGGCTTCATCGACGCCCAGACCTTGCCGACGGCGGGCACCTACACGATCCTGGTCGATCCGCAGAGCACCTACACTGGGCAAATGGCCGTCACGCTCCATGACGCCGCCGATGTGACCGGCACGATCACGCCCGGCGGCCCGGCGGTCACTGTGACCACCAATGTGCCGGGGCAGAATGCGCGCCTGACCTTCAGCGGCACCCAGGGCCAGCAGGTCAGCCTGAGCATGACCAATGTTACGCTCCAAGGTAGCTACGTCTCGATCCTCAAGCCCGACGGCTCGACGCTTGTCTCCTCCAGCTATATCGGCACGGGCGGCGGCTCGATTGACGCGCGCACGCTGCCCTCGACCGGCACCTACACGATCCTGGTCGATGGCTACTCGACCTACACCGGACGGATGAGCCTGACGCTCTACGACGTGCCGACCGACATCATCAGCCCGATCGTCGCTGGCGGCAGCCCGGTGACGGTGACGACCACCGTGGCGGGGCAGAATGCCAAGCTGACATTCAGCGGAACGGTGGGCCAGCGTATCAGCATCAGCCTGGGCAGCGTGACGATCTCCAGCAGCTACGTGTCGCTGCTCAAGCCCGACGGCACCGCGCTGGTTGGGGCAACCTCGATCGGCACGGGCGGCGGCTTCATCGACGTCCAGACCTTGCCGACAGCCGGCACCTACACGATCCTGGTCGATCCGCAGGGCACCGCTACCGGACGCATGGTGGTCACGCTCCACGACGCGACCGAGGCGACCGGCACGATCACGCCCGGCGGTCCAGCGGCCTCCGTCACGACCACCGTGCCTGGGCAGAACGCCAAGCTGACGTTTACCGGTACGCAGGGCCAGCGCATTGCGATGCTGGTCAACACCACCACGCGCAACTACGATCTGCGCATCCTTAAGCCCGACGGCACGCAGCTAATCGGCTGGTGGGGCACCTGCACAGGCTGCTACTACGACACGATCAGCCTGCCCACGAGCGGCAGCTACATCATCGAGATCAACCCGCGTGGCACCGATACGCTCACGACTTCGCTGACCGTCTACGATGTGCCCGCCGATGTGACCGCCACGATCACGCCCGGCGGCGCTGACGCCACGGTGACAACCACGGGAGTGGGACAGAACGCCAAGCTCACGTTTACGGGCACACAGGGCCAGCGCATCGCGCTGCTCGTGACCAGCGCCAGCAAGGGCTACGATCTGCTGATCACCAAGCCGGACGGTACCACCCTGTGGGGCTGGGGCGGCGTCGGTACGAACTCCTACATCGACACGACCACCCTGCCCGCCACCGGCACTTACAGCATCAACATTAACCCGCGCGGCACCGACACGCTGACTACAGCGATCAGGCTCTACGACGTGCCTGCCGATCTCAGCGGCTCGATCATCGTCGGCGGCGATCCGGTCACAACCACCACTACGGCGGTCGGCCAGAACGCCAAGCTGACCTTCAACGGCACGCAGGGCCAGCGCATCGCGCTGCTCGTGACCAGCGCCAGCAAGGGCTATGATCTGCTGATCACCAAGCCGGACGGTACCACGCTCTGGGGCTGGGGCGGCGTCGGCACCAACTCCTACATCGACACAACCACCCTGCCCGCCACCGGCACCTATAGCATCAACATCAACCCACGCGGTACCGACACGCTGACTACGGCGATCAAGCTCTACGACGTGCCTGCCGATCTCAGCGGCTCGATTATCGTCGGCGGCGATCCGGTCACGACCACAACGACCGCGATCGGCCAGAACGCCAAGCTCACGTTCAGCGGCACGCAGGGCCAGCGCATCGCGCTGCTCGTGACCAGCGCCAGCAAGGGCTACGATCTGCTGATCACCAAGCCCGACGGCACCGGCCTCTGGGGTTGGGGCGGCGTCGGTACGAACTCCTACATCGACACGACTACGTTGCCCGCCACCGGCACCTATAGCATCAACATCAACCCACGCGGCACCGACACGCTCACCACATCCATCAAGCTCTATGACGTGCCCGCCGATGCCACCGGCACGATCGTCGCAGGAGGCAGCCCGGAGACGGTGACAACCACGGCAGTCGGCCAGAACGCCAAGCTCACGTTTACCGGCACGCAGGGCCAGCGCATCGCGCTGCTGGTCAACTCGGCCAGCAAGGGCTACGACCTGCTGATCACCAAGCCGGACGGCAACGGCCTCTGGGGCTGGGGCGGTGTCGGCACCAACTCCTACATCGACACGCTCACACTGCCGACCAGCGGCACGTACGGCATCACGATCAACCCGCGCGGCACCGATACGCTGACGACCAACCTGACGCTCTACGACGTGCCCGCCGATCTCAGCGGCACGATTACGCCGGGCGGCGCTGACGCCACGGTGACGACGACCGCCATCGGCCAGAACGCCAAGCTCACGTTTACCGGCACGCAGGGCCAGCGGATTTCGCTACAAGTCATCAGCGCCAGCAAGGGCTATGATCTGCTGATCACCAAGCCGGATGGCAATGGCCTCTGGGGCTGGGGCGGCGTCGGCACCGGCTCGTACGTCGACGTGCTCACGCTCCCAACCAGCGGCACGTACGGCATCACGATCAACCCGCGCGGCACCGATACGCTCACCACAGCGCTGAGACTCAACGATGTGCCCGCCGATATTACCGGCTCGCTCACCACGGGCGGCCCGTCGGTGACGGTGACTCCCAGCGTGCCGGGGCAGAACGCCCGCCTGACCTTCACCGGCAGCGCCAACGAGCGCATCCGCCTGACGCTCAGCGGCGTGACGATCCCCAGCAGCTACGTCTCGATCCTCAGGCCCGACAACAGCAGCCTGACGGGCACCTCGGTGGGCACCAGCGGCGGCAGCCTCACGCCGACGCTGCCGGTAGCAGGCACGTACACCGTCGTGGTCGATCCGTCGAGCACCTACACCGGCGGTATGACGCTTAGCCTGTCACTCTACACTGCCAGCGCACAGTCGCTCAAAACGGCAGCCGCGCAGCCTGTCACCGCAGAGATCGCGGCGATCGGTGCGCACGGTACGCTGGCCTTGGGCGCACCTGCGGGCGGAACGAGCGCTGTCGCTGAGCGACCGCTCAGCGAGAAGGAGCTGGCGATCGTAGGCCAGGGCGGTGACGACGAGTTCTGGGCTCCCGATCCCAGGAATATGCGCAACTGGCAGACCGGACGCCCGCGCTCTGCCGCCCAGGATCTGCCGCCCTTGCAGGCCACTCCCGGTGTGACCGCGCTGACCGGACAGGTGCTCGATCTGAGAGGCCGTCCGCTGAGCGATGTCACACTAGAGATCGAGGACCGCTCCGTCACTACCGACAAGACCGGACGCTTCTTGCTCGAAGATGTGGAGCCGGGCCACCACGAGCTGGTGATCGACGGCGCGACCGCCAGCAAGCCGGGCCGCAGGTATGGCATCTTTGAGGTCGGCGTCGATATCGTCGCGGGCCAGACCAATATCCTGCCCTACACGATCTGGCTGCCCAAGCTCGACACCGCGCACACGGTCAAGGTCACGTCGCCGACGACCGAAGAGATCGTGCTGACGACGCCGTACATCCCCGGCCTTGAGGTGCGCATTCCCAAGGGCACGGTGATTACCGACGATGACGACCAGCCTGTCACCGAGATCGAGCTTGGTATCACGCCAATCCCGGTCGATCGCACGCCGTTCCCGCTGCCGCAGAACGTGTACGTCCCGATCTACTTTACGATCCAGCCCGGCGGCACGTATGTCAAACCCTTCGCTCGCATTATCTACCCCAACTACGACAACGAGCCGGAGGGCAAGCAGATCAGCTTCTTCCACTACGACCCGGAGGAGAAGGGCTGGTTCGTCTACGGCCAGGGCAAGGTCATGCCTGGCGGCAAGCAGATCGAGCCCGATCCCGGCGTAGGCATCTACGAGTTCACCGGCGCGATGATCGGCACGGGCGGTAATCCTCCCGGCGACGGCCCGACGCCCGGCAACGACGACGACGACGGCGATCCGGTCGACCTCAGCACGGGCATGTTCGTGCTCGATAAGACCGACCTGATCGTGCCCGATGTAATGCCGCTGGTGCTCAACCGCACCTACCGGCCAGGCGATACGGTCGTGCGTCCGTTCGGCATCGGCACCACCCACCCGTACCAGAGTTACATGTGGTCGGCGCAGCAGTACCGCGAGCTGGATCTGATCCTGCCCGACGGTGGTCGCGTGCACTACCTGCGCATCTCGCCAGGCACCGGCTGGACCGATGCGGTCTTCGAGCATGTCGGCTCGACGAGCAAGTATCACAAGTCGATCGTGCGCTGGAACGGCAACTCCGGCTGGGACCTGATCCTCAAGGACGGCACGGTCTATACCTTCCCGCAGTACTCGCCGCTCCAGTCGATCCGCGACCGGCACGGCAACCGCATCACGATCTCACGCAGCGGCGGCAGCACCGGCAACATCACGCAGGTCACGTCGTCCAACGGTCGCTGGATCACCTTCACCTACGACACCAGCAACCGCATCACACAGGCTAAGGACAACGTCGGACGGACGGTGAACTATACCTACGACGCCAGCGGGCGGCTGTGGAAAGTGACCGATCCGGCGGGCGGCGTTACCGAGTACACCTACGATGCGTCGCACCGCATGCTGACGATCAAGGATGCGCGCGGCATTACCTTCCTGACCAACGAGTACGATACCAATGGCCGCGTGCGCAAGCAGACGCAGGCCGACGCCTCGACCTACCTGTTCGCCTACACGCTGGATACGAATGGCAAGGTCACGCGGACCGATGTGACCGATCCGCGCGGCAACGTGCGCCGCGTGACGTTCAACGCCAGCGGCCATACCCTGACCGACACCTACGCCGTGGGCACGCCGCAGCAGCAGACGATCACCTACGAGCGCGAGGCCGGAACGAATCTGCTGCTGAGCATGATCGATCAGGCGGGTCGCAAGACGGCCTACACCTATGACGCGATGGGCAATATGACCAGCGTCACCAGGCTGGCCGATACCGCTAACGCGGTGACAACGCGCCTGACCTACGACTCGCGCTTCAATCGGGTCGCCAGCATCACCGATCCGCTGGGCCACGCCAGCACCTTCACCTACGATACCAGGGGCAACCTCGCGGCGATCACCGATCCGCTCGGTCGACGCGCGACGCTGACCTACAACGGAGCCGGACAGGTTGTGGCGGTGACGAATCCGCTCAACCAGACGATACGCTTCACCTACGAGGGCGGTGATCTGGCCTCAGCCATCGATCCGCTCGGACGCAGCACAGGTCGGTTCACCGATAGCATCGGGCGGCTCGTCTCGCAGACGAACGCGCGCGGTGTGATGCGGCGCTACGACTACAATGCCTTGAGTCTGCCGGTGCGCCTCGTCGATCCCACGGGCGGTGTCAGCCAGTTGGGCTACGACCAGAACGGCAACCTGATCACCATTCAGGACGCACGCGGCAACACGACCAGCTATACCTACAACAACATGGACCGACTGGCATCCCGCACCGATCCGCTGGGTCGCGCGGAGCAATACCTGTACGATGCCGGCGGGAACGTCACGCAGGTGACGGATCGGAAAGGACAGGTCAGCGTCTTCCAGTACGATGCGCTGAATCGCAACACGTTCGCAGGCTTTGGCAAGACCGGCAACGGCAACCAGTACCAGAGCACGCTGAGCTACGCATACACCGCGGTCAATCTCGTCGCCAAGATCACCGACTCGCAAGCGGGCGAGATCAACTTCGGCTATGACGATCTGAACCGCCTCGTCAGCGAGGCATCGGCGCAGGGCGCGATCAACTACGCCTACGACGCCGCCGGGCGTCAGGTCAGTATGCAGGTCGCCGGGCAGCCAGTCGTCAACTACACCTATGACGATGCCAACCGGCTGACGCGCATCACCCAGGGCTCGGCGGCGGTTGCGATGGCCTACGACGATGCCAGCCGCCTGACGAGCATGAACCTGCCGACTGGCATCAGCATGGCCTACAACTACGACGATGCCAGCCAGATGACGGGTATCGGCTATAAGCTTGGCACCACGACCATCGGCGATCTCACCTACGGCTACGATGCCACCGGCAAAGTATCCAGCCTTGGTGGGAGCTATGCCCGCACAGGGATGCCGCAGCCTGTGACGTCCGCGACCTACGATGCCGCCAACCGGCTTACCCAGTGGGGCAGCAGGTCGCTGACCTACGACGCGAACGGCAACCTGACCAACGACGGAACCAATACCTACACGTGGAATGCTCGCAACCAGCTTGTCGGGCACAATGGTACGGGCCTGAGCGCCAGCTTCCAGTACGACGGCACAGGACGACGTATCGGCAAGACGGTGAATAGCGCCGCCACCGGGTTCATGCATGATGGGCGCAACATCGTGCAGGAGCTGGCGAACGGCACGCCGACGAGCAACCTGCTGACGGGTCTGGGTATCGACCAGACGTTCACCCGCACCAGCAGCAGCACCGAGACGCTCCTGACCGATCGGCTGGGATCAACCCTGGCGCTGGTCGACGGCTCCGGCGCGGTGCAGACCGAGTACACGTACGATCCGTTCGGCAATACCACCGCCAGCGGCGCGCCGAATGCCAACGCGAGCCAGTACACAGGCCGCGAGAATGACGGCACCGGGCTGTACTACTACCGCGCGCGCTACTATAGCCCGACCTTCCAACGCTTTATCAGCGAAGATCCGATGGGCTTTGCCGGCGGCGACGTCAACCTGTACGCCTATGTCGGCAACAGCCCGACCAACTTCACCGACCCGCGCGGGTTGTTCCTCGATACGCTGGCGGACATTGGGTTTATCGCCTACGACCTGTATAAGGTGTTCACCGGCGGACGCAAGAACTTAGGTGAAAACCTGATGGCTCTGGGCCTGGACGTGGCCGGTGCGCTCATTCCGTTTGCTACCGGTCTTGGAGCGGCGGGACGCGCCGCTTCCCACGCCGACGACGCCTACGATGCGCTCCGCGCTGCGGGTAAAGGCTGTAGTTTCAGCGGCGATACACCTGTCAGTACGGAGGATGGAGCGAAGCCAATCCGCGACATCAAGGTGGGCGATCGAGTGCTGGCCTACAACGAGGTCTTGGACAGCACAGGTAGCTACACCGTGACAGCGGTCTGGTCGCATCACGATCCGGTTGTCGAGCGGCTCACGATCGACGGCGAGCAGCTTGAAACCACGCCGGAGCATCCATTCTATACGGAGGAGCATGGCTGGGTCCCAGCCGGTCATCTCCAGGTCGGCGCCCACGTCCGCACAGCGGATGGAACACCAGGCACGGTGCAGGCGGTCGAGTTTGCGCACGACCCGCAGCCAATGTACAACCTGACGGTCGATCAGGCGCACACCTACTATGTGGGCGAAGAGCAGGCATTGGTCCACAACACCTGTCCGGTGGTCCAGATCCCGCGCAGCCGGTATCCTGAGACGGCCAAGCACATCGAAGATGCGCAGGCCGCAGGGCATCCCTCAGAGCTGACCATCGACCGAGGCGGCGCGAAAGCCAACCGCTCCGAGTCGCTGAAGGGCCATCCGACGGTGCCCGGTAAGGATCGGGATGAGTATCCGCCAGCGATGTTCCGCGAAGGAGGTAGCGGAGCAAGTGTTCGCCCCATCAACCCAAGCGACAACCGTGGCGCAGGCTCGTGTATGAGCCACCAGTGTAGCGCGTATCCAGACGGCACGCGCGTGCGCATCGAGGTTGTCCCGTAG